One part of the Humulus lupulus chromosome 9, drHumLupu1.1, whole genome shotgun sequence genome encodes these proteins:
- the LOC133799985 gene encoding uncharacterized protein LOC133799985 — MSNRAQRNLPSTTEVNPKEQCQAITLRSGTRYEGPKKNQLEEEEGQKGNTQGKEEHTFIDEKVTEDLKKEEETPPMPSYVKFMKDILSNKRKMGDYETVALTEECSAILQRKLPHKLRDPGSFTIPCTIGEFECKHALCDLGASINLMPLSVFRRLGLGEARPTTVTLQLADRSVKHPRATGQALIDVQKGELKLRVQGEEVVFNVFKAMTYPKTSDSCFSIDVVEEVVGRKEVIKDPLEISLTVDDVDGEENEEAMSYLKWIKSYEPWSHKKFEELGEGLERPLPSIVKPPVLDLNFLPDHLRYAYLGEKETLPVIVSSLLSEEEEEKLLRVLRAHKTVTGWTLSDIRGISPSTVMHRILKEDDARPTIDVQRRLNPTMKEVVRKEILKWLDAGVIYPISDSAWVSPIQVVPEKGGITVVKNESNELIPTRTVTGWRVCIDYRKLNKATRKDHFPLPFIDQTLDRLVGHNYYCFLNEYSGYHHIVIALEDQEKTTFTCPYGTFAFRRMPFGLCNGV, encoded by the exons ATGTCGAATAGAGCTCAAAGAAATTTGCCTAGCACTACAGAGGTTAATCCTAAAGAACAATGTCAAGctattactttgaggagtggaacgAGGTATGAAGGGCCAAAGAAGAATCagttggaagaagaagaaggtcagAAGGGAAATACTCAAGGTAAAGAGGAACATACGTTTATTGATGAAAAGGTTACTGAGGACCTTAAGAAAGAAGAGGAGACCCCACCT ATGCCCAGCTATGTAAAGTTTATGAAGGATATTCTCTCTAATAAAAGAAAGATGGGTGACTACGAAACAGTGGCTTTAACGGAAGAATGTAGTGCGATTTTGCAAAGGAAACTCCCTCACAAGTTACGAGATCCTGGGAGTTTTACTATTCCATGCACAATTGgggagtttgaatgtaagcatgcactTTGTGATTTGGGGGCAAGTATTAATTTAATGCCTTTGTCAGTATTCcgtagacttggtttgggggaagctaggcCAACCACCGTAACATTGCAGCTGGCTGATAGATCTGTGAAGCATCCACGAG CAACTGGGCAAGCATTGATAGATGTGCAAAAAGGAGAGTTAAAGCTAAGAGTTCAAGGGGAAGAAGTGGTCTTTAATGTATTTAAGGCTATGACATATCCTAAAACAAGTGATAGTTGTTTCTCAATTGATGTGGTAGAAGAAGTAGTAGGAAGAAAAGAAGTAATTAAGGATCCTCTTGAAATAAGCCTTACAGTTGATGATGTAGATGGTGAGGAAAATGAAGAAGCGATGAGTTATTTAAAGTGGATAAAATCATATGAGCCATGGAGCCATAAGAAATTTGAAGAATTGGGTGAGGGACTGGAAAGACCATTACCATCGATTGTGAAGCCACCTGTTTTAGATCTGAACTTTTTACCAGACCATCTCCGTTATGCTTATCTTGGTGAAAAAGAGACTCTTCCAGTTATAGTTTCATCACTTCTTtcggaagaagaagaggagaagttGTTGAGGGTATTGAGGGCTCATAAAACTGTTACAGGGTGGACTCTGTCTGATATAAGAGGAATTAGCCCATCAACAGTTATGCATAGAATTCTCAAAGAAGATGATGCAAGACCGACTATTGATGTTCAACGAAGACTTAATCCgacaatgaaagaagtggtgagAAAAGAGAttttgaaatggttagatgctggagtgatttaccctatttctgatagtgcgTGGGTGAGTCCAATACAAGTAGTACCTGAGAAGGGTGGTATAACAGTGGTGAAGAATGAAAGTAATGAACTGATTCCAACAAGGACTGTGACGGGTTGGAGGGTCTGTATAGACTATCGGAAGTTAAACAAGGCAACTaggaaagatcattttcctttgccttttattgatcaaacaTTGGATAGGTTGGTGGGGCATAACTACTATTGTTTTCTAAACGAGTACTCAGGCTATCATCATATTGTAATTGCACTGgaggatcaagagaagacaacgtttacatgtccttatggcacttTTGCTTTTAGAAGGATGCCATTCGGGTTATGTAACGGTGTATGA
- the LOC133799986 gene encoding uncharacterized protein LOC133799986, with protein MAGMMELDAISMLTAQVASLTKQLQKTTLPSQDMQVQNLCEVCGTNHQPNQCPAIDMNNMPMEEVQAIGNFLRQPNNPNSMTYTPAWKNHPNFSWSNNQNTLQPYPPPQPQYQPAQNRPPYPQQYAHQNPPPGYYQPTQNRPPHQMPMKPAEPQPDLLNQFMTEPRRP; from the coding sequence ATGGCTGGAATGATGGAATTGGATGCTATATCCATGCTTACAGCTCAAGTTGCATCCTTGACAAAGCAACtacaaaagactacactcccATCTCAAGATATGCAAGTTCAAAACCTTTGTGAAGTGTGTGGTACAAACCATCAACCAAACCAATGCCCTGCTATAGATATGAATAAtatgcccatggaagaagtacAAGCTATAGGAAATTTTCTGAGACAACCTAATAACCCAAATTCCATGACCTATACCCCAGCTTGGAAGAACCATCCTAATTTTTCCTGGTCTAACAACCAAAACACTCTCCAACCTTATCCTCCACCTCAGCCACAATATCAACCTGCACAAAATAGGCCACCATATCCACAGCAATATGCACACCAAAATCCTCCACCTGGCTATTATCAACCTACACAAAATAGACCACCTCACCAAATGCCAATGAAACCAGCTGAACCTCAACCTGATTTACTTAACCAATTCATGACTGAACCAAGGCGTCCATAA